One window from the genome of Corynebacterium sp. SCR221107 encodes:
- a CDS encoding pantoate--beta-alanine ligase — MAFEFGSARVFESPDQIAMFSRAFRKQGKPVVLVPLSRGVHAGHRALIRAARRIPGAVVIVSLYDATPADYEALREERVDAVFRYERESLWPKGLRTTVTLADHGMEDPAALSVAATQILTLLHIAGPSDLVLGEKDYELLVGVQRMVTDLHVPVTVHSVPTVRMPDGVAISLRNGQVQPAAREQALVLSAALTAGAYAAESGPQAIVDTCVEVLEAAGMKPEYVELRSLGLDEAPEHGDGRLFVAATIGGVRLIDNVGVPIGIGFKNLEAERG, encoded by the coding sequence GTGGCCTTTGAGTTTGGCAGCGCGCGCGTTTTCGAGAGCCCGGATCAGATCGCGATGTTCTCCCGGGCGTTTCGCAAGCAGGGCAAGCCGGTGGTGCTGGTTCCACTGTCCCGCGGGGTTCATGCAGGCCATCGCGCGTTGATCCGCGCGGCGCGGCGGATTCCGGGCGCGGTGGTCATCGTTTCGCTTTACGACGCAACCCCGGCCGATTATGAAGCGCTGCGCGAGGAGCGCGTCGACGCCGTCTTCCGCTACGAGCGTGAGAGCTTGTGGCCGAAGGGGCTGCGCACCACGGTCACCCTCGCCGATCATGGGATGGAGGATCCGGCAGCGCTGTCGGTGGCCGCCACCCAGATCCTCACCTTGTTACACATTGCGGGCCCGAGCGATCTCGTCCTCGGCGAGAAGGATTATGAGTTGCTGGTGGGAGTGCAGCGGATGGTCACTGACCTGCACGTCCCGGTCACCGTGCACTCGGTGCCCACCGTGCGGATGCCGGACGGGGTGGCGATTTCCCTGCGCAACGGGCAGGTCCAGCCCGCCGCGCGCGAGCAGGCGCTCGTGCTGTCCGCGGCGTTGACCGCCGGGGCGTATGCGGCGGAGTCCGGCCCGCAAGCTATCGTCGATACCTGCGTCGAGGTTCTTGAGGCTGCGGGCATGAAGCCGGAGTACGTCGAGCTGCGCAGCCTGGGCCTCGACGAGGCACCGGAGCACGGCGATGGCCGGCTCTTTGTCGCGGCCACAATCGGTGGGGTGCGCCTCATCGATAACGTGGGCGTTCCCATCGGCATCGGTTTCAAAAACCTCGAGGCCGAACGGGGCTAG
- a CDS encoding alpha/beta hydrolase has translation MLAFAHRSAGQRGSSIQEGELILAGQSLGGLAGLAVANAHPGRIGKLIISSPSLWWHPDPAATPADLAGQIRPWIVGKLGPWPRTSVHLSVGLHEGLLVPHVLALKQALCDHGLPESAVRLRVYDGGHDVAWWREELIDALGQVLSTMPPAHLHQERDIRDQK, from the coding sequence TTGCTTGCCTTCGCCCACCGCAGCGCCGGGCAACGCGGCTCCAGCATCCAGGAAGGTGAGCTCATCCTCGCCGGGCAAAGCCTCGGCGGGCTGGCGGGGTTAGCTGTGGCAAACGCACACCCGGGGCGCATCGGGAAGCTGATCATTTCCTCCCCGTCTCTGTGGTGGCACCCCGACCCCGCAGCCACCCCTGCCGACCTTGCCGGGCAGATCAGGCCGTGGATCGTGGGCAAACTCGGGCCATGGCCGCGCACCAGCGTGCACCTGTCGGTCGGCCTGCACGAAGGCCTGTTGGTGCCGCACGTGCTGGCCCTCAAACAAGCCCTGTGCGACCACGGGCTGCCCGAATCCGCGGTGCGCCTGCGCGTATATGACGGCGGGCACGACGTGGCCTGGTGGCGCGAAGAGCTCATCGACGCCCTCGGGCAGGTGCTCTCCACCATGCCCCCAGCGCACCTGCATCAAGAAAGGGATATCCGTGACCAGAAATAA
- a CDS encoding 6PGD fold domain-containing protein, whose translation MNPPRLVIAVIGHIEFDSRLEEVGHTILQVSDPSQVAGAGIVLIGTSADELPQAIDAIVPFVRDKQVIGHTCPRYGLEAFDPLHEVAQVSTFVALNAADDAWSITGDDPAAEVVGNVLLGECGLRVIPVAPEHLKEFVAGMAFAAFRNQIEIIGFELLESAGVPQELQQFIMDTAAGSSSLVDVATLEHSVNAIADPADRETFCHLARRTAQAYRAHDVEWWALEHGQEPALDEED comes from the coding sequence GTGAACCCTCCTCGCCTTGTCATCGCGGTCATTGGACACATCGAGTTCGATTCTCGCCTTGAGGAGGTCGGGCACACGATCCTGCAGGTCAGTGACCCATCCCAGGTCGCCGGCGCGGGCATCGTGCTGATCGGTACCAGCGCGGACGAGCTGCCCCAAGCGATCGACGCGATCGTTCCTTTCGTGCGCGATAAGCAGGTCATCGGGCACACCTGCCCGCGCTACGGTTTGGAGGCCTTCGATCCGCTGCACGAGGTTGCGCAGGTGAGCACCTTTGTTGCGCTCAACGCGGCGGATGATGCGTGGTCGATCACCGGTGATGATCCGGCGGCTGAGGTCGTCGGCAACGTTTTGCTCGGGGAGTGCGGCCTTCGGGTCATCCCGGTCGCGCCGGAGCACCTCAAAGAATTTGTCGCGGGCATGGCCTTTGCCGCATTTCGCAATCAGATCGAGATCATTGGCTTCGAGCTTCTCGAGTCCGCCGGGGTGCCACAGGAGCTGCAGCAGTTCATCATGGACACCGCAGCGGGCTCTTCGTCTTTGGTCGATGTGGCAACGCTGGAACACAGCGTGAATGCGATCGCGGATCCGGCGGATCGGGAGACCTTCTGTCACCTGGCCCGCCGCACCGCGCAGGCCTATCGCGCGCATGACGTGGAGTGGTGGGCACTCGAGCACGGGCAGGAACCGGCCCTTGACGAAGAAGACTAG
- a CDS encoding DUF6779 domain-containing protein, with amino-acid sequence MSAENQRNDSSTERGQKLLIVLVILALVASIVMLFTGSVGALKLALLAALWAAILGMFLVSRYRAQAVASQAQLASEIELGQARLEEANQRFEADKATMQVELEHKIRSSEEETLKAIRRQLEELREQLEYLTGQSLVEPGMLRAQARRIMEIETAAEQVQQPVFKPQAQPQPAPSPSPEETAVISKVTVGADEPVGVGKQDKPAKQDRAEKADKADKPITAEFAVVTQVKQDPAAQEEATQAEHRAGEGKLSVSQLAAAAAKNSPYIGGKRRKPEEAENTSSVADTTAAEVAKETVDEPPAEQAPVSRGRRRRDEHSSAVSVADLLKRNQKET; translated from the coding sequence ATGAGTGCCGAAAATCAGCGAAACGATAGCTCAACTGAGCGGGGACAGAAGCTTCTTATTGTTCTCGTTATTCTCGCTCTGGTCGCAAGCATCGTCATGCTGTTTACCGGCAGCGTCGGCGCGCTGAAGCTTGCCCTGCTCGCTGCCCTGTGGGCGGCTATTCTTGGCATGTTTTTGGTCAGCCGTTACCGCGCGCAGGCCGTGGCCTCGCAAGCCCAACTGGCCTCGGAAATAGAGCTGGGGCAGGCTCGTCTGGAGGAGGCGAATCAGCGCTTCGAGGCGGATAAAGCAACAATGCAGGTCGAACTGGAACACAAGATTCGCTCCAGTGAGGAAGAAACCCTCAAGGCTATTCGCCGGCAGCTCGAGGAGTTGCGTGAGCAACTGGAGTATCTAACCGGCCAATCGCTGGTGGAGCCGGGTATGCTGCGCGCACAGGCACGACGGATCATGGAGATCGAGACCGCGGCTGAGCAGGTACAGCAACCGGTGTTCAAACCGCAGGCGCAGCCCCAGCCGGCTCCGAGCCCTTCTCCGGAAGAAACGGCCGTGATTTCCAAGGTGACCGTTGGCGCTGATGAGCCGGTGGGCGTCGGCAAGCAAGACAAGCCAGCCAAGCAAGACAGGGCAGAAAAAGCAGACAAGGCAGATAAGCCGATTACGGCCGAGTTTGCCGTGGTCACACAGGTGAAGCAGGATCCCGCAGCTCAGGAGGAGGCTACCCAGGCTGAGCACCGCGCGGGCGAGGGGAAGCTGTCGGTGTCGCAGCTTGCCGCTGCGGCGGCGAAGAACTCGCCGTATATTGGTGGCAAGCGACGCAAACCGGAAGAGGCCGAGAACACGTCGAGTGTGGCTGACACCACCGCTGCAGAGGTGGCGAAAGAGACTGTGGATGAGCCACCAGCCGAACAGGCCCCTGTCTCGAGGGGGCGCCGGCGTCGGGACGAGCACTCCAGCGCGGTGTCTGTCGCAGACCTGCTCAAGCGAAACCAAAAGGAAACATAA
- the folE gene encoding GTP cyclohydrolase I FolE, with protein MATGTFDRARAEAAVRELLIAVGEDPDREGLKETPARVARAYEECFAGLHTDPKEVLSKVFNEDHRELVLVRDIPIYSTCEHHLVPFFGKAHIGYIPGDSGKVTGLSKLARLVDLYAKRPQVQERLTSQVADALVDKLQAQSVIVVIECEHLCMAMRGIRKPGAVTTTSAVRGGFQRNAASRAEALALIRS; from the coding sequence ATGGCCACCGGAACCTTTGACCGCGCACGTGCAGAAGCTGCCGTGCGGGAGCTGCTCATCGCAGTGGGGGAGGACCCCGACCGCGAGGGGCTGAAGGAAACCCCGGCCCGAGTGGCGCGCGCCTACGAGGAGTGCTTCGCGGGACTGCACACCGACCCGAAGGAAGTGCTGTCAAAGGTCTTCAACGAGGACCACCGCGAGCTGGTCCTCGTGCGAGACATCCCGATCTATTCCACCTGCGAGCACCACCTCGTGCCGTTTTTCGGCAAGGCCCACATCGGCTATATCCCAGGGGACTCCGGTAAGGTCACGGGGTTAAGCAAGCTCGCCCGGCTGGTCGACCTTTATGCCAAGCGCCCGCAGGTCCAGGAGCGCCTGACCTCTCAGGTGGCCGACGCGTTGGTGGATAAGCTGCAGGCACAGTCGGTCATCGTGGTCATCGAGTGCGAGCACCTGTGCATGGCCATGCGCGGTATTCGAAAGCCGGGGGCGGTCACCACCACCTCGGCCGTGCGCGGTGGCTTCCAGCGCAATGCCGCTTCCCGTGCGGAGGCGCTGGCCTTGATCCGTAGTTAG
- a CDS encoding HNH endonuclease signature motif containing protein encodes MSEFDLSQEQGEGPPPPRIGQLMDELAGAEFSENVPEKAVRKLQDWAQRLHAFTDDIVPTFFHEDVSLGLLDDMAELVGKLNCLTDRIRLGFIRAANRLCEGRSGAQSRRRFAARLMIPIGRYNYYANVEARALIHTSDGTIVNGLVQRLFADARIGQAALEAISETLHRIPGNKREIAKEIEEKLCELALAGSGENLRTAGIALLQQHGIGASEQEQREKVHLRISKQTADLMASLHGKLPSSTIALLNRLFHDYAGPGDLLEDKANDERSADQRRIDALERALEVALEKDLRPTRPGCASVVATVTLQQLCEFNGVALTDVGTAITIDDLLKLGASRHWYLAILDHENGNLLHVSRTKRTADLAMYLGLLASQGGDQTPGSNLPAAACEIHHVRSFANGGETVPNNLMFLSPHTHRLVDDNREDRDCYWTVEAGDHTVAVRRPQYLDPLRQVSHNFNPALWLTPGLRLKHGVHLDPLRPQWVA; translated from the coding sequence ATGAGCGAATTTGACCTCAGTCAAGAACAGGGCGAAGGCCCGCCACCACCGAGGATTGGCCAGCTAATGGATGAGCTTGCGGGCGCCGAATTCAGCGAGAACGTGCCCGAAAAGGCAGTGCGCAAGCTGCAAGACTGGGCCCAGCGTTTGCACGCCTTCACCGACGACATCGTGCCCACCTTCTTTCACGAAGACGTCTCTCTCGGCCTTCTCGATGACATGGCCGAGCTGGTGGGCAAACTCAATTGCCTCACCGACCGCATACGGTTAGGCTTCATCCGCGCAGCCAACCGCCTCTGCGAGGGCAGGTCAGGGGCACAGAGCAGGCGGCGTTTCGCCGCACGGCTCATGATCCCCATCGGACGATACAACTATTACGCCAATGTGGAGGCCCGCGCACTCATCCACACCAGCGACGGCACAATAGTCAATGGGCTCGTCCAACGCCTGTTCGCCGACGCGCGAATAGGCCAGGCAGCGCTGGAAGCCATCAGCGAGACCCTTCACCGCATACCCGGAAACAAGCGCGAGATCGCGAAAGAAATCGAGGAAAAGCTCTGCGAGCTCGCTCTCGCCGGCTCTGGGGAAAATCTGCGCACCGCTGGCATCGCCCTGTTGCAACAGCACGGCATCGGCGCCAGCGAGCAGGAACAACGGGAGAAGGTTCACCTACGGATTTCCAAGCAGACCGCCGACCTCATGGCAAGCCTTCACGGCAAGCTACCCTCGAGCACCATCGCCTTACTCAATCGCCTTTTCCATGACTACGCAGGCCCAGGCGACCTCCTCGAAGATAAAGCCAACGACGAACGCAGCGCCGACCAGCGCCGCATCGATGCCCTCGAACGCGCGCTGGAGGTTGCCCTAGAAAAAGACCTGCGGCCCACGAGACCCGGCTGCGCCAGCGTCGTGGCCACTGTCACCCTGCAGCAGCTGTGCGAATTTAACGGGGTTGCGTTAACTGATGTCGGGACGGCAATCACGATAGATGACCTGCTCAAGTTGGGTGCTTCCAGGCACTGGTATCTAGCCATCCTCGACCACGAAAACGGCAACCTCCTCCATGTTTCGCGCACGAAACGCACCGCAGACTTGGCCATGTACCTAGGACTGTTGGCATCCCAGGGCGGTGACCAAACCCCGGGCTCGAATCTTCCCGCTGCCGCCTGCGAGATCCACCACGTGCGCTCTTTCGCCAACGGCGGGGAAACCGTGCCCAACAACCTCATGTTCCTTAGTCCCCACACTCATCGGTTAGTCGACGATAACCGCGAGGACCGCGATTGCTATTGGACGGTGGAGGCAGGCGACCACACCGTGGCCGTGCGCAGGCCGCAATACCTCGATCCCCTGCGACAGGTCAGCCACAACTTCAATCCGGCCCTGTGGTTGACTCCGGGCCTGCGCCTCAAGCACGGCGTGCACCTGGATCCGCTGCGCCCGCAGTGGGTGGCTTAA
- the folP gene encoding dihydropteroate synthase: MRDPVLGIETTLPGRTLVMGIVNVTEDSFSDGGRYLDPAKAIEHARQLVAEGADIIDVGGESTRPGATRVDAEVEKNRVVPVIAALHELGIPTSVDTMRASVAAAAAEAGVALINDVSGGLADPDMFRVMAETDKAVCLMHWKTVRFGDAAGHADHGGDVVADVRDRLAQLVDQALAAGVSPGRITLDPGLGFAKSAEDNWALLKMLPEFVKGDFPVLVGASRKRFLAAIRTERGLLADANPAVAADPATAAVTAISAAQGAWCVRVHNVATSRDAVDVAARWNCGK, from the coding sequence ATGCGCGATCCCGTCCTTGGAATTGAGACCACCTTGCCCGGCCGAACCCTGGTCATGGGCATTGTCAATGTGACGGAGGATTCTTTCTCCGACGGCGGGCGATATCTCGATCCGGCGAAAGCCATCGAGCACGCCCGCCAACTTGTTGCCGAGGGGGCCGACATCATTGATGTCGGAGGCGAGTCCACCCGGCCGGGCGCCACCCGCGTCGATGCCGAGGTGGAGAAGAACCGGGTCGTTCCCGTCATCGCGGCGCTGCATGAGCTGGGCATTCCGACGTCGGTGGATACCATGCGCGCCAGCGTTGCCGCCGCGGCGGCGGAGGCGGGGGTTGCCCTTATCAATGATGTTTCCGGCGGTTTGGCCGATCCGGACATGTTCCGCGTGATGGCCGAGACCGACAAGGCCGTGTGCCTCATGCACTGGAAGACCGTTCGCTTCGGTGACGCGGCTGGCCACGCCGATCATGGCGGTGATGTGGTGGCGGATGTGCGCGACCGGCTGGCGCAGCTGGTCGATCAGGCGCTGGCGGCGGGGGTATCCCCGGGGCGCATTACCCTCGACCCGGGGTTAGGCTTTGCCAAGTCCGCGGAGGATAACTGGGCTTTGTTGAAAATGTTGCCGGAGTTCGTTAAGGGCGATTTTCCGGTCCTGGTGGGGGCATCGCGCAAGCGTTTCCTTGCGGCGATCCGCACCGAACGCGGCTTGCTTGCCGACGCTAACCCGGCCGTAGCCGCCGACCCCGCTACCGCCGCCGTGACCGCAATTTCTGCGGCCCAGGGCGCGTGGTGCGTGCGCGTGCACAACGTTGCTACCTCCCGCGATGCGGTCGACGTGGCTGCACGCTGGAATTGTGGAAAGTAG
- a CDS encoding FecCD family ABC transporter permease, whose protein sequence is MGEGKQRSDDLGEEVPARVEQLLALLALVVSPALNALALGDDHGVALGVRTGVVRAACLAAITLLCGAATAAVGPIMFVGLAVPYLARSVVGTDLRVVLPACMLIAPIFLLLTDVAARLVIAPTEIQTGIVAALIGGPLFIAIVVRRNVETPA, encoded by the coding sequence GTGGGCGAAGGCAAGCAAAGGAGTGATGATCTCGGCGAGGAGGTCCCGGCGCGGGTCGAGCAGCTGCTTGCGCTGCTGGCGCTGGTGGTCTCTCCCGCGCTCAATGCGCTTGCGCTTGGCGACGATCACGGCGTCGCACTCGGCGTGCGCACCGGTGTCGTGCGCGCCGCATGCCTTGCGGCAATTACCTTGCTGTGCGGGGCGGCCACCGCCGCGGTGGGCCCGATCATGTTCGTGGGCCTGGCCGTGCCCTATCTTGCCCGCTCGGTGGTAGGCACCGATCTCAGGGTGGTGCTACCCGCCTGCATGCTCATAGCACCCATATTCTTGCTGCTTACCGACGTCGCAGCCCGGCTGGTCATCGCCCCCACCGAGATCCAGACCGGCATCGTCGCGGCGCTGATCGGTGGCCCCCTCTTCATCGCCATCGTCGTTCGGAGAAACGTGGAGACCCCCGCATGA
- a CDS encoding FecCD family ABC transporter permease → MSYDHFSFGGVRVAKRTALVGTCMAVAITAIGWVALMRGAYPLGPGDVLRALSDIGLGDVDPLGAYFVGQQRLPRTLCAIAVGALLGIAGAIFQRLSGNLLGSPDIIGLSTGAASGAVIAIIVFSGSPAVVALGAIAGGLVVACFIYRLSLQGGKSNTTRLVLVGIGTAAILQALNTLLLVGASLDAAQTASQWLAGSFNATTWTDVAWACGVLILVTPIALLLGRPLAVLMSGDDLAAGLGVNVERRRADLLIVGVIATCIAVAIAGPISFVALAAPQLPVGVVTGVLGGAYLVWLLSGARRF, encoded by the coding sequence ATGAGCTACGACCACTTCTCTTTCGGCGGCGTGCGCGTGGCCAAGCGCACCGCGCTGGTGGGTACCTGCATGGCGGTGGCGATCACCGCGATCGGCTGGGTCGCGCTCATGCGCGGGGCATACCCCCTGGGGCCTGGCGACGTGCTGCGCGCGCTCAGCGACATCGGCCTGGGCGACGTCGACCCGCTCGGGGCCTACTTCGTGGGGCAGCAACGCCTGCCGCGGACGCTGTGCGCGATCGCCGTGGGTGCCCTTTTGGGAATCGCCGGGGCCATCTTCCAGCGCCTTTCCGGCAATCTCTTAGGCAGCCCGGACATCATCGGGCTTTCCACGGGTGCCGCCAGCGGCGCGGTCATCGCCATCATCGTCTTCTCTGGTTCCCCCGCGGTGGTAGCCCTGGGGGCGATCGCAGGCGGGCTTGTCGTCGCCTGCTTTATCTACCGGCTTTCACTCCAGGGTGGGAAGTCCAACACCACCCGGCTGGTGTTGGTGGGCATCGGCACCGCAGCCATCCTGCAGGCGCTCAATACCTTGCTGCTGGTTGGTGCCTCACTCGACGCCGCCCAGACCGCAAGCCAATGGCTGGCCGGAAGCTTTAATGCAACCACCTGGACCGATGTCGCCTGGGCGTGCGGCGTGCTCATCCTTGTGACCCCGATAGCGCTATTGCTGGGCCGGCCGCTGGCGGTGCTCATGAGTGGTGATGACCTCGCCGCGGGCCTCGGCGTCAACGTGGAGCGCCGGCGTGCCGACCTGCTCATCGTAGGGGTCATAGCCACCTGCATCGCCGTTGCGATCGCAGGCCCCATTTCCTTCGTCGCACTCGCCGCCCCCCAGCTGCCCGTCGGCGTGGTCACCGGAGTCCTCGGCGGCGCCTACCTGGTGTGGCTGCTATCCGGCGCCCGACGCTTTTAA
- the folK gene encoding 2-amino-4-hydroxy-6-hydroxymethyldihydropteridine diphosphokinase translates to MLRAVLSIGSNMNDRYGLIMTAFEEFRDELVASSRVYSTPPWGVSDQEEFLNATIIVEVDTTPMKLLRRCQELEQRAERKRTVHWGPRTLDVDIITAYEDGEMLKSDHPELILPHPWAHARAFVLIPWLEADPEAMLGHRQVADLIARLPREDVDGVRLADVE, encoded by the coding sequence ATGCTCAGAGCGGTTTTGTCCATTGGTTCTAACATGAACGATCGATATGGTCTCATCATGACGGCCTTCGAGGAGTTCAGGGACGAGCTGGTGGCAAGCTCTCGGGTCTATTCCACCCCTCCGTGGGGTGTGTCCGACCAAGAGGAGTTCCTCAATGCGACCATCATCGTCGAGGTGGATACCACCCCGATGAAGCTGCTGCGTCGCTGCCAGGAGCTGGAGCAACGCGCCGAACGCAAGCGCACCGTACACTGGGGTCCGCGCACACTCGATGTTGATATCATCACCGCCTACGAGGACGGTGAGATGCTCAAGTCAGACCATCCGGAGCTCATCCTGCCGCACCCGTGGGCGCATGCGCGTGCCTTTGTGCTGATCCCGTGGCTGGAGGCAGACCCCGAGGCGATGCTCGGACATCGCCAAGTCGCAGACCTCATTGCCCGCCTTCCCAGAGAGGATGTCGACGGAGTGAGGCTTGCCGACGTAGAGTAG
- the folB gene encoding dihydroneopterin aldolase yields MADRIELKGLKARGHHGVFDFEKREGQDFIVDITCWLDLGPAAKSDDLNETINYAELATIAHEVITGPPFDLIEKVAAEIADKVMAAYSQLFAVEVTVHKPSAPIPLTFEDVAVVARRSRGKI; encoded by the coding sequence ATGGCTGATCGCATCGAACTCAAGGGGCTCAAAGCGCGTGGGCACCACGGTGTCTTCGACTTCGAAAAGCGTGAGGGGCAGGACTTCATCGTCGACATCACGTGTTGGCTGGACCTGGGCCCCGCCGCCAAAAGTGATGATTTGAACGAGACCATAAACTATGCGGAGCTTGCCACAATTGCCCACGAAGTGATTACGGGTCCCCCCTTTGATCTGATAGAAAAGGTTGCAGCCGAGATAGCCGACAAGGTGATGGCGGCCTATTCCCAGTTGTTCGCGGTTGAGGTCACCGTGCATAAGCCGAGTGCGCCGATACCGTTGACTTTCGAAGATGTTGCCGTGGTTGCGCGGCGTTCGCGAGGAAAGATTTAA
- a CDS encoding DUF3180 domain-containing protein: MKTTSIASLIGTWGFCAAASLIVVSSYFGLLSAVPVSVAITLWVMAVLCLILGIRIKSRIEENKIGLDRSQLNPLSAAMFLVIGKASAWTGAIFGGVYTGMGIYVLMQYKQLAAAADEAPVVIAAALGGIAMSVGGAFLERNCSVPPPTDGEPA, translated from the coding sequence ATGAAGACCACATCCATCGCCTCCCTGATCGGCACCTGGGGCTTTTGCGCCGCAGCCAGCCTAATCGTGGTCTCAAGCTACTTTGGCCTCCTCAGTGCGGTCCCAGTATCTGTGGCCATCACTTTGTGGGTCATGGCCGTTTTGTGCCTCATCTTGGGGATCCGGATCAAGTCCCGCATCGAGGAAAACAAGATCGGCCTCGATCGCTCCCAACTCAACCCGCTGTCCGCCGCGATGTTTCTGGTCATCGGAAAAGCCTCGGCCTGGACCGGTGCCATCTTTGGCGGCGTCTACACGGGCATGGGTATATACGTGCTCATGCAATACAAGCAGCTTGCAGCAGCTGCCGACGAAGCCCCGGTGGTCATCGCCGCAGCCTTGGGTGGGATCGCCATGTCTGTAGGCGGTGCCTTCCTCGAGCGCAATTGTTCAGTCCCCCCACCGACCGACGGGGAACCCGCCTAA